A region of Bacillus cabrialesii DNA encodes the following proteins:
- a CDS encoding Na+/H+ antiporter subunit E — translation MAFQILLNVFLAFCWMFLSNDPSAAGFITGYALGMLSLFFFRRFFTRQFYLWKIFSIIKLFLIFLKELYLANVSVLKTVLSPKLNIKPGIFAFKTELTKDWEITLLSLLITLTPGTLVMDISDDRTILYIHAMDIEDAEKAIFDIRESFEKAIQEVSR, via the coding sequence ATGGCATTTCAAATTTTATTAAATGTGTTTCTCGCTTTTTGCTGGATGTTCTTGAGCAATGATCCAAGCGCCGCAGGATTTATCACAGGCTATGCTCTGGGAATGCTCTCTCTCTTTTTCTTCCGGCGCTTTTTTACCCGCCAGTTTTATCTATGGAAAATATTTTCTATCATCAAGCTCTTTTTGATTTTTCTAAAAGAGCTGTATCTTGCCAATGTCAGTGTGCTGAAAACAGTCCTATCGCCGAAACTGAATATCAAACCGGGCATTTTCGCTTTTAAAACAGAGCTTACGAAGGATTGGGAAATCACCCTGCTGTCACTGCTCATTACGTTAACACCGGGAACCTTGGTGATGGATATTTCCGATGACAGAACGATTCTTTATATTCACGCGATGGATATTGAGGATGCGGAAAAAGCCATTTTTGATATTCGGGAGTCATTTGAGAAAGCGATACAGGAGGTGAGCCGCTGA
- a CDS encoding Na+/H+ antiporter subunit D — MNNFVILPILIPLLSAILLIFMTKNFMLMRIFSTAASAIGIVISGILVQTVFTKGIQTLSLGGWKAPYGIVLAADQFASLLVLTTAVIGLLVGLYSFRSVGEKRERSFYYSGVQFLLAGVSGAFLTGDLFNMYVFFELLLIASYMLIVLGGTKIQLRESIKYIVFNIVSSAMFVIGVGFLYAVTGTLNMADLSAKISESGQTGLITVIGVLLLIVFGMKGGIFPLYFWLPGSYYAPPAAISALFGALLTKVGLYAITRVFTLIFIHDTAFTHQLMIWLAALTVIFGVIGSLAYSDVMKIVIYNIITAVGVILFGVAVHTPASIQGAIYYLIHDMLIKGALFMLAGTLIALTGTASLHKMGGLIKRYPVLGWMFFISAISLAGIPPLSGFVGKFKIAEGGFAEGEFTISMLILLSSLLVLYSVLRIFIHAFWGEEKEIPKPNHRTAKGLLYPAAIFLLLSLLFGLGTEWVSPYVDQAAETLLNPEKYIEAVLKE, encoded by the coding sequence ATGAATAATTTTGTTATTTTGCCAATCCTGATCCCGCTCCTGTCGGCCATTCTGCTGATTTTCATGACGAAGAACTTTATGCTCATGCGGATCTTCAGCACTGCGGCGTCGGCAATCGGGATTGTGATCAGCGGCATACTCGTACAGACTGTCTTTACAAAGGGCATCCAGACACTCAGTTTGGGCGGCTGGAAAGCGCCGTACGGCATTGTGCTCGCCGCAGACCAATTCGCCAGCCTGCTCGTTCTCACAACAGCGGTGATCGGTTTATTGGTTGGGCTTTATTCCTTCCGTTCCGTCGGTGAAAAACGGGAGCGTTCCTTTTATTACTCGGGCGTTCAGTTTTTGCTTGCCGGCGTCAGCGGAGCGTTTTTAACAGGCGATTTATTTAATATGTACGTATTTTTTGAGCTTCTGCTTATCGCTTCCTATATGCTGATTGTATTGGGCGGCACAAAAATTCAGCTGCGGGAATCCATTAAATATATTGTGTTTAATATCGTGTCGTCTGCCATGTTTGTCATCGGTGTCGGTTTTTTATACGCGGTAACCGGTACGTTGAACATGGCGGACTTAAGTGCCAAAATCAGTGAATCCGGGCAAACCGGGCTGATTACTGTCATCGGTGTTCTGCTGCTGATTGTATTCGGTATGAAGGGCGGAATCTTCCCCCTCTACTTTTGGCTTCCAGGCTCTTATTACGCGCCTCCGGCGGCAATCTCCGCGCTGTTCGGCGCATTGCTGACAAAAGTCGGTTTATATGCGATTACGAGGGTTTTCACATTGATTTTCATTCACGATACAGCTTTTACCCATCAGCTGATGATTTGGCTGGCGGCGCTGACCGTGATTTTCGGTGTTATCGGTTCACTCGCTTATTCGGATGTCATGAAAATTGTGATCTACAACATTATCACCGCAGTCGGCGTGATTTTGTTCGGTGTGGCAGTTCATACTCCGGCATCCATTCAAGGTGCGATTTACTATCTGATTCACGATATGTTGATTAAAGGCGCTTTATTTATGCTGGCAGGGACGCTGATCGCGTTGACTGGGACAGCGAGCCTGCATAAAATGGGCGGGCTGATCAAACGCTACCCTGTTCTTGGATGGATGTTTTTCATTTCAGCTATTTCTCTTGCGGGCATCCCGCCTCTCAGCGGATTTGTCGGCAAATTTAAAATTGCGGAGGGCGGCTTCGCGGAAGGTGAATTTACGATTTCCATGCTGATTCTCCTTTCGAGTCTGCTCGTACTCTACTCTGTGCTGAGGATCTTTATACATGCGTTTTGGGGCGAAGAAAAAGAAATACCAAAACCAAATCATCGAACAGCTAAAGGACTTCTTTATCCGGCAGCTATTTTTCTCTTACTGTCTCTGCTCTTCGGATTGGGTACAGAATGGGTGTCACCTTACGTTGATCAAGCGGCCGAGACGCTGCTGAATCCGGAAAAATATATTGAAGCTGTTTTGAAGGAGTAG
- the maeN gene encoding sodium/malate symporter MaeN — MGAIPKTGAISPEQKVTQEKNLFQKIWSWEIGVIPLPLYTVLAIIIILAAYYNELPANMLGGFAIIMILGVFLGDIGQRIPILKDIGGPAILSLFVPSFLVFYNVLNATSLDAVTNLMKTSNFLYFYIACLVVGSILGMNRIVLIQGFIRMFVPLVAGTIAAVAAGILVGFIFGYSAYDSFFFVVVPIIAGGIGEGILPLSIAYSQILGSSADVYVSQLVPAAIIGNVFAIICAALMKKLGDKRPDLNGNGRLVKSKKANEIFNQKEAEAKIDFKLMGAGVLLACTFFIFGGLLEKFIFIPGAILMIISAAVVKYANILPKKMEDGAYQLYKFISSSFTWPLMVGLGILFIPLDDVASVISIPFVVICISVVVAMIASGYFVGKLMNMYPVESAIVTCCHSGLGGTGDVAILSASGRMGLMPFAQISTRLGGAGTVICATVLLRFFTS; from the coding sequence ATGGGAGCAATTCCAAAAACGGGGGCAATTTCACCTGAGCAAAAAGTCACACAGGAGAAAAACCTGTTTCAAAAAATTTGGTCTTGGGAAATCGGTGTGATTCCTCTGCCATTATACACAGTGTTAGCTATTATAATTATTCTTGCAGCCTATTACAATGAGCTGCCAGCAAATATGCTTGGCGGGTTTGCCATCATCATGATTCTGGGTGTGTTTCTTGGGGATATCGGGCAGCGCATTCCAATATTGAAGGATATTGGCGGCCCAGCTATTTTATCTTTGTTTGTCCCTTCATTTTTAGTTTTTTACAATGTGCTGAATGCAACATCTTTAGACGCTGTGACCAACTTGATGAAAACATCTAACTTCCTTTATTTCTATATCGCTTGTCTTGTAGTGGGAAGTATCCTGGGAATGAACAGAATTGTGTTAATACAAGGATTTATCAGAATGTTCGTTCCGCTTGTTGCAGGAACGATTGCGGCAGTTGCGGCCGGCATCCTTGTCGGATTTATTTTTGGCTACAGTGCTTATGATTCCTTTTTCTTTGTTGTTGTTCCGATTATTGCCGGGGGAATAGGTGAAGGAATTTTACCGCTCTCCATCGCTTATTCACAAATACTCGGTTCATCCGCTGATGTGTATGTGTCTCAGCTGGTCCCTGCCGCTATTATCGGAAACGTTTTTGCTATCATCTGCGCAGCCTTAATGAAAAAACTTGGCGATAAGCGCCCAGATCTAAATGGAAACGGACGCCTCGTCAAATCTAAAAAAGCAAATGAGATTTTCAATCAAAAAGAAGCCGAAGCAAAAATTGATTTTAAACTGATGGGAGCCGGTGTTCTGCTCGCGTGTACATTTTTTATTTTCGGCGGATTATTAGAGAAATTCATCTTCATCCCGGGCGCGATCTTAATGATTATTTCAGCGGCGGTTGTCAAGTATGCGAATATTCTTCCGAAAAAAATGGAGGATGGCGCTTACCAGCTTTATAAATTTATTTCTTCAAGCTTTACATGGCCGCTGATGGTCGGTCTCGGCATCCTCTTTATTCCGTTGGATGATGTGGCGTCAGTGATTTCTATTCCGTTTGTCGTCATTTGTATTTCGGTTGTTGTCGCGATGATTGCTTCTGGATATTTTGTGGGCAAGCTGATGAACATGTACCCGGTTGAATCCGCCATCGTTACCTGCTGCCACAGCGGTCTCGGCGGAACTGGTGATGTTGCGATTTTATCAGCGTCAGGAAGAATGGGCCTTATGCCGTTCGCCCAAATTTCCACCCGCCTCGGCGGTGCAGGTACAGTCATTTGCGCGACAGTTCTGCTTCGTTTTTTCACTTCATAA
- a CDS encoding Na(+)/H(+) antiporter subunit C, whose protein sequence is MEILMAVLAGIIFMAATYLLLSKSLLRVIIGTALLSHGVHLMLLTMGGLKKGAAPILSEHAKSFVDPLPQALILTAIVISFGVTSFILVMAFRAYQELKSDDMDQMRGNDQHE, encoded by the coding sequence ATGGAAATCTTAATGGCTGTTTTAGCCGGTATTATTTTTATGGCTGCTACGTATTTGCTGCTGTCTAAAAGCCTGCTTCGCGTCATTATCGGAACAGCACTGTTAAGCCATGGCGTTCATTTAATGCTTTTGACTATGGGAGGATTAAAGAAAGGCGCCGCTCCGATTTTGAGCGAGCATGCCAAATCATTTGTCGATCCGCTTCCGCAAGCCCTGATTTTGACGGCAATTGTCATTTCATTTGGCGTTACATCATTCATCCTCGTCATGGCCTTTCGCGCTTATCAGGAATTGAAATCGGACGATATGGATCAAATGAGGGGAAATGATCAACATGAATAA
- the mnhG gene encoding monovalent cation/H(+) antiporter subunit G: MIEIAKIIVAVFILLGSLVCLAASFGTLRLPDMYTRSHAASKGSTLGVNMVLLGVFFFLWFITGEISAKILLGIFFIFITSPVGGHLICRAAYNSGVKLDERSVQDDYNGIRNFVIKRKEDSYL; this comes from the coding sequence ATGATCGAAATCGCTAAAATCATCGTGGCTGTATTCATTCTGCTCGGCTCTCTTGTGTGCCTTGCCGCTTCATTTGGGACGCTTCGCCTTCCTGATATGTATACACGCTCACACGCTGCTTCTAAAGGCTCAACATTAGGCGTCAATATGGTTTTGCTCGGTGTCTTCTTCTTTTTGTGGTTTATAACCGGGGAAATATCGGCTAAAATCCTGCTCGGGATTTTCTTTATCTTTATTACGTCGCCTGTAGGAGGGCACTTAATCTGCCGTGCTGCGTACAACTCCGGCGTCAAGCTTGATGAGAGAAGTGTACAGGATGACTATAACGGGATCAGAAACTTTGTGATTAAACGAAAAGAGGATTCTTACTTATAA
- a CDS encoding Na+/H+ antiporter subunit A — translation MQLLHFAILSPFLFAFIIPFLAKYAKRVHTGWFVLILPVLLFIYFLPMIRMTQSGETLRSVFEWIPSLGINFTVYIDGLGLLFALLITGIGSLVTLYSIFYLSKEKEQLGPFYVYLLMFMGAMLGVVLVDNVMVLYMFWELTSLSSFLLIGYWYKREKSRYGAAKSLLITVSGGLCMLGGFILLYLITDSFSIREMVHQVQLIAGHDLFIPAMILILLGAFTKSAQFPFYIWLPDAMEAPTPVSAYLHSATMVKAGIYVIARFSPIFAFSAQWFWIVSLVGLFTMVWGSFHAVKQTDLKSILAFSTVSQLGMVISMLGVSAAALHYGHQEYYTVAAMAAIFHLINHATFKGSLFMAVGIIDHETGTRDIRKLGGLMAIMPITFTISLIGTFSMAGLPPFNGFLSKEMFFTSMLRVTHFDLFNVQTWGALFPVLAWVGSVFTFIYSMKLLFKTFRGSYKPEQLEKQAHEAPIGMLVSPVILVAFAVSLFFFPNILSYSLIEPAMNSIYPTLLDSHEKFHVHISQWHGLNTEVLMTAGIIVIGTIGYLTMNKWKGIYKLFPSKFTLNRLYDKLVTLMEKGSYRVTKQYMTGFLRDYLLYIFAGFIILMGGAFVIKGGFSFTTEGMAKIGVYEIILTLVMISATAATVFARSRLTAIISLGVVGYTLALFFVIFRAPDLALTQLVIETISVALFLLCFYHLPKLRLKKKTRTFRMTNFIISLGVGIIVTLLGIASSSQRTKDSIASFFTKHSHDLGGGDNVVNVILVDFRGFDTMFEITVLTIAALGIYSMIKTKVKEEGKSGE, via the coding sequence TTGCAGCTCTTACATTTTGCTATTTTATCGCCTTTTTTATTTGCTTTTATCATTCCCTTCTTGGCAAAATACGCAAAAAGAGTGCACACGGGCTGGTTTGTGTTGATCCTGCCCGTCTTGCTGTTTATATACTTTCTCCCAATGATCAGGATGACACAATCTGGAGAAACACTGCGGTCGGTATTTGAATGGATTCCTTCACTTGGCATTAACTTTACTGTTTATATAGACGGTCTCGGATTGTTATTCGCCTTGCTGATCACAGGTATCGGCTCTTTAGTCACTCTTTATAGCATTTTTTATTTATCGAAAGAAAAAGAACAGCTTGGGCCCTTTTATGTCTATCTATTGATGTTCATGGGCGCGATGCTCGGTGTCGTTCTTGTAGACAATGTGATGGTTCTCTACATGTTTTGGGAACTTACAAGCCTTTCATCCTTTTTGCTGATCGGCTATTGGTATAAGCGTGAAAAGTCGCGCTACGGCGCCGCCAAATCCCTTTTGATTACGGTCAGCGGCGGTCTGTGCATGCTCGGCGGATTTATTCTCCTTTATCTGATAACGGATTCCTTCAGTATTAGAGAGATGGTTCATCAGGTTCAATTAATTGCCGGCCACGACTTGTTTATCCCGGCTATGATTCTTATTTTATTAGGGGCATTTACGAAATCCGCGCAATTCCCTTTTTATATCTGGCTGCCTGATGCGATGGAGGCTCCGACACCTGTCAGCGCTTATCTCCATTCAGCAACTATGGTGAAAGCCGGCATTTATGTGATTGCGAGATTCAGTCCTATTTTCGCCTTTTCAGCTCAGTGGTTTTGGATCGTTTCCCTCGTCGGTCTCTTTACGATGGTTTGGGGCTCATTCCATGCCGTGAAACAAACTGATTTAAAATCGATTTTGGCGTTTTCAACCGTCAGCCAGCTCGGAATGGTCATCTCCATGCTCGGGGTCAGTGCTGCGGCCCTTCATTACGGCCATCAGGAATATTATACAGTTGCCGCCATGGCTGCCATTTTCCATTTAATCAACCACGCTACCTTTAAAGGAAGCTTGTTTATGGCAGTCGGGATTATCGATCACGAAACTGGCACACGGGATATCCGTAAGCTCGGCGGACTGATGGCGATTATGCCGATTACGTTTACCATTTCCTTAATCGGGACATTTTCAATGGCCGGCCTTCCGCCGTTTAACGGATTTTTGAGTAAAGAAATGTTCTTCACAAGCATGCTTCGCGTGACACATTTCGATCTGTTTAACGTGCAGACATGGGGCGCTTTATTCCCTGTTCTCGCTTGGGTCGGAAGCGTGTTTACATTTATCTACAGCATGAAGTTGCTGTTTAAGACTTTCAGAGGAAGTTACAAGCCTGAGCAGCTTGAAAAACAGGCCCACGAAGCGCCGATTGGCATGCTCGTGTCACCTGTCATTCTGGTAGCGTTCGCCGTCAGTCTCTTCTTTTTCCCGAATATCCTGTCCTACAGCCTGATAGAGCCTGCCATGAACTCAATCTATCCGACACTGCTGGACAGCCATGAGAAATTCCATGTTCACATTTCGCAGTGGCATGGGCTGAATACGGAAGTGCTGATGACTGCAGGAATTATTGTGATCGGCACCATAGGATATTTGACGATGAATAAGTGGAAGGGAATCTATAAGCTGTTTCCTTCGAAGTTCACACTCAATCGGTTATACGACAAGCTTGTGACTCTGATGGAGAAAGGCTCTTACCGAGTCACCAAACAATATATGACTGGGTTTTTAAGAGATTATCTGCTGTATATCTTCGCTGGTTTCATCATTCTGATGGGCGGAGCTTTTGTCATCAAAGGCGGATTTTCTTTTACAACGGAAGGCATGGCGAAAATCGGCGTTTACGAAATCATTTTGACGCTTGTCATGATCAGCGCCACAGCGGCGACTGTTTTTGCCAGATCCAGACTGACGGCGATTATTTCACTAGGTGTTGTCGGTTATACGCTCGCATTGTTTTTTGTGATTTTCAGAGCGCCGGACTTGGCATTGACTCAGCTTGTCATTGAAACGATTTCTGTCGCGCTGTTTCTGCTTTGTTTCTACCATTTGCCGAAACTGCGGCTGAAAAAGAAAACGAGAACGTTCCGGATGACGAATTTTATCATTTCTTTAGGCGTCGGTATTATCGTCACTCTGCTCGGCATCGCGTCTTCCAGCCAGCGCACAAAAGACAGCATTGCATCCTTTTTCACAAAGCACAGCCACGATCTCGGCGGAGGGGATAATGTCGTCAATGTCATCCTCGTTGATTTCAGGGGCTTTGATACGATGTTTGAAATAACAGTGCTGACGATTGCCGCTCTTGGCATCTACAGTATGATTAAAACAAAAGTAAAAGAGGAGGGGAAAAGCGGTGAATGA
- the nupQ gene encoding guanosine ABC transporter permease NupQ: protein MDFVQILSIIVPATLVYAAPLILTALGGVFSERSGVVNIGLEGLMIIGAFTSVLFNLFLGPELGSAAPWLSLLAAMAAGALFSLIHAAAAISFRADQTVSGVAINMLALGATLFIVKLIYGKAQTDKIPEPFYKTNIPGLSDIPILGKIFFSDVYYTSILAIALAFISWFILFKTPFGLRIRSVGEHPMAADTMGINVYKMRYLGVMISGLFGGLGGGVYASTIALDFTHSTISGQGFIALAALVFGKWHPIGALGAALFFGFAQSLSIIGSLLPLFKDIPNVYMLMAPYVLTILALTGFIGRADAPKANGVPYIKGKR, encoded by the coding sequence GTGGACTTTGTGCAGATTTTATCCATCATTGTCCCAGCCACACTCGTCTATGCGGCCCCGCTTATTTTAACTGCTCTCGGCGGCGTGTTTTCCGAGAGATCAGGCGTTGTGAATATCGGCCTTGAAGGCCTCATGATTATCGGGGCGTTCACCAGCGTGCTATTTAATCTATTTTTAGGTCCGGAATTGGGTTCCGCCGCGCCCTGGCTTTCACTCCTTGCCGCCATGGCAGCAGGCGCGCTGTTCTCACTGATCCACGCGGCAGCGGCGATTTCATTTCGCGCCGATCAGACAGTCAGCGGTGTCGCCATTAACATGCTGGCGCTCGGGGCAACTTTATTTATCGTCAAACTGATCTACGGCAAAGCGCAGACAGATAAAATCCCTGAGCCTTTTTATAAAACGAATATTCCCGGCTTGAGCGATATTCCCATATTGGGAAAGATCTTCTTTTCGGATGTCTATTATACGTCTATTCTTGCCATTGCACTGGCCTTTATTTCTTGGTTTATCTTGTTCAAAACGCCGTTCGGCCTTCGCATCCGTTCTGTCGGAGAACATCCGATGGCGGCGGATACAATGGGAATCAACGTATATAAAATGCGCTACCTCGGCGTGATGATCAGCGGATTGTTCGGAGGTCTCGGGGGCGGCGTATATGCCTCCACGATTGCGCTTGATTTCACGCACTCTACCATTTCCGGGCAAGGCTTTATCGCACTTGCAGCGCTTGTATTCGGAAAATGGCATCCGATTGGCGCACTGGGCGCCGCCCTGTTTTTCGGATTCGCCCAAAGCTTAAGCATCATCGGCTCGCTGCTCCCTCTTTTCAAAGACATACCAAACGTGTATATGCTGATGGCGCCTTATGTATTAACGATTCTCGCTTTAACCGGCTTTATCGGGCGCGCAGATGCGCCGAAAGCCAATGGCGTGCCCTATATTAAAGGAAAACGATAA
- the comA gene encoding two-component system response regulator ComA, translating into MKKILVIDDHPAVMEGTKTILETDSNLSVDCLSPEPSEQFIKQHDFSSYDLILMDLNLGGDVNGMELSKQILQENPHCKIIVYTGYEVEDYFEEAIRAGLHGAISKTESKEKITQYIYHVLNGEILVDFAYFKQLMTQQKTKPAPSSQKEQDVLTPRECLILQEVEKGFTNQEIADALHLSKRSIEYSLTSIFNKLNVGSRTEAVLIAKSDGVL; encoded by the coding sequence ATGAAAAAGATACTAGTGATTGATGACCATCCGGCTGTCATGGAAGGCACCAAGACAATTTTGGAAACGGATTCGAATCTGTCTGTTGATTGTCTCAGTCCTGAACCGAGTGAACAGTTTATCAAGCAGCACGACTTCTCGTCATATGATCTCATTTTAATGGATCTGAATTTAGGCGGCGATGTCAATGGGATGGAGCTTTCTAAACAGATTTTACAAGAGAATCCTCATTGTAAAATTATCGTGTATACCGGTTATGAGGTCGAGGATTATTTCGAGGAAGCGATTCGTGCGGGTCTGCACGGTGCCATCAGCAAAACGGAATCTAAAGAAAAAATCACACAATACATATACCACGTACTCAACGGTGAAATTCTAGTCGATTTTGCTTACTTTAAACAGCTGATGACTCAGCAAAAAACAAAGCCGGCTCCTTCCTCTCAAAAAGAACAAGATGTGCTCACACCTAGAGAATGCCTGATTCTTCAAGAAGTTGAAAAGGGATTTACAAACCAAGAAATCGCAGATGCCCTTCATTTAAGCAAGCGATCCATTGAATACAGCCTGACATCGATCTTCAATAAGCTGAATGTCGGTTCCCGGACGGAAGCGGTTTTGATTGCGAAATCAGATGGTGTACTGTAA
- a CDS encoding Na(+)/H(+) antiporter subunit F1: MFTLILQIALGIMAVSTLLYVLRVIKGPSVPDRVVALDAIGINLIAITALVSILLKTSAFLDIILLLGILSFIGTIAFSKFLEKGEIIENDRNR; the protein is encoded by the coding sequence ATGTTTACGCTGATTCTGCAAATCGCGCTCGGCATTATGGCCGTGTCTACCCTTTTGTATGTCCTTCGTGTCATTAAAGGGCCGTCTGTGCCTGACCGGGTCGTGGCTCTGGATGCAATCGGCATCAATCTGATCGCCATCACGGCGCTTGTCTCCATTTTGCTGAAAACAAGTGCGTTTTTGGATATTATTTTGCTGCTGGGGATCTTATCGTTTATCGGAACGATTGCATTTTCTAAGTTCCTGGAGAAAGGAGAGATTATCGAAAATGATCGAAATCGCTAA
- a CDS encoding hotdog fold thioesterase yields the protein MDMKHTLLEALGIEIVENTAERCVAVMPVDHRTVQPFGYLHGGASVALAETAASVGAQNLIDHTTQACVGLEINANHLKSVKEGTVKAVAEPVHIGRTTIVYQIHIYDEQERLICISRCTLAVIKK from the coding sequence ATGGATATGAAACACACATTGCTTGAAGCGCTGGGAATTGAGATTGTTGAAAACACAGCGGAACGATGCGTTGCGGTCATGCCGGTGGATCATCGGACGGTGCAGCCGTTCGGATATTTGCATGGAGGCGCTTCAGTGGCTCTGGCGGAAACCGCGGCGAGTGTAGGCGCGCAGAACTTGATTGATCACACAACACAGGCGTGTGTCGGTCTAGAGATCAACGCCAACCATTTAAAATCCGTAAAGGAAGGAACGGTAAAGGCGGTAGCCGAACCCGTTCATATAGGCAGGACGACGATTGTCTATCAAATTCACATTTATGACGAGCAAGAGAGGCTGATCTGCATATCCAGATGCACGCTGGCTGTCATCAAGAAATAA
- a CDS encoding Na(+)/H(+) antiporter subunit B, giving the protein MNEQKTNDIILQTVTKLVSFIILLFSFYLFLSGHNAPGGGFVGGLITSSSIVLLLLAYDLKTVRSILPVNFIYVAGVGLLLAVLTGVGSFVFGAPFLTHTFGYFQLPILGKTELATATIFDLGVYLVVVGITMTIIQTIGEEE; this is encoded by the coding sequence GTGAATGAACAAAAAACAAATGACATCATTCTTCAAACCGTGACAAAGCTTGTATCCTTTATCATTTTGCTTTTCTCTTTCTATTTATTTTTATCAGGGCATAACGCGCCTGGAGGGGGATTTGTCGGCGGACTGATCACATCCTCTTCCATCGTTCTATTGCTTCTGGCATACGATTTAAAAACCGTGCGTTCGATTTTGCCGGTTAATTTCATTTATGTCGCGGGAGTCGGCCTTCTGCTCGCTGTATTAACTGGCGTTGGCTCCTTTGTCTTCGGGGCTCCTTTTTTAACCCATACATTCGGATACTTTCAGCTGCCGATCCTTGGAAAAACGGAGCTCGCCACGGCGACGATATTTGATTTAGGCGTTTATCTTGTTGTCGTAGGCATTACGATGACCATTATTCAAACGATTGGAGAGGAAGAATAA